CAGCCTCGATTTCAACATCGATTTTTTGCAAGGGCAAGGGATGACACAAGGGAATCAGTTGGGCTGTTTGTTTGGCCGCCATAATCCCGGCTATTTTGGCCGTTCCTAAAACATCTCCTTTTGGGCTATCACCGGCCTGTATTGCCTCAAATGTTGCCAGCGACATCCGCACCCTCCCACCGGCAACGGCTTCTCTTTTTGTCGGCTTTTTCTCGGAAACGTCCACCATCCGGGCTTCTCCGCTGCTGTCTAGGTGCGTGAGTTGGGCGTTTTGAACCGGCACAGAAAAATTTTCAGAAATCTCTTGCATTTTTTTTTGAGGTTGTGCTACTATTGGAAATTGTGAGCGGTATTTAAAAAAACCGCTGCAAAAAGACAAGGGCTTGTAGCTTAGTGGATTAGAGCGTGTGGCTACGGACCACAAGGTCGGGGGTTCGAGTCCCTCCAGGCCCGTTTCCAAGGGTTTTAAGGTTGAAACTTTGAGGTATTTTAACTCAGGTTTCAACCTTAAATTTTTTTAACCGTAGTTAAAAAGATTACTCCTTACCCAAAGCATAAATATCTTTAGTTCGCCCCATCGCAAAACGCAAGGAGGAGGGGATATTTTTACTGGAGAGCGTCGCGAAAGCAACCAAGCCAACCAAAGACAAACCGGCAGCAATGCCAAATAAATGTCTATAGCCAGTGTATTCGGCAATAAATCCCATTATCGGGCCGGCCATCACCATCCCAAAGTCTAAGCCACCTACCGATAAGGAGAAAAACTGGCCTCGTTGGTGAGGTAAGCAGCGATCTGACATTAAAGCAATCACCATCGGAAATATTGTACCGGAGGCTGAACCTTCAAGGACTGCGGCGATTAAAAATTCTGGGCCGGTGGTGGCTCTCCACAAAGTTAGCATGGCGATAATGTAGCAGATCAGGCTGGCGGTGATGAAAATGCCTCGTCCGTAGCGGTCGGAGGCTCGCCCAATGAGGAGGCGAATGCTAAAGCTGGCAATGGCGGCGGCTGTGTAAAAGAGGCCGGCGTTTAAGTTGGCACCGCTTTCTTTGAGGTAGAGGGGAATGAAGGTGTGGAGGACTCCAAAAACAAAGCCGGTCATTAACATTACAAATGCCGGTATCCTCACCGCCGGACTCCATAATATCTGCCAGAATTGCTTTGTTTGGGCGGTTTTTGGAGGGGTGAGATTTTCTGTTTCTTTGGGCGGTTCTTGGATAGGAATACAAGCAAGAAAAGCTAAAAATCCTACACCGGCTGCCATCAGAAATAAGGCAAAATAATTTTCTGTGGGTTGCAGAAACAATCCACCGAGGGCCGGCCCCAAGGCAACTCCTATCGGTTGAACTAAACTCATATAACCAAGTAATTCGCCGCGTTTTTCTGGTGGAGAAATGTCAGTGACGAGGGCGCTGTAGGCGGTGGTGAAAGCAGCAATGCTAATGCCATGAAAGGCTCGCAGAAAAAACAGGGCGGGGACGGTTTTTAATAATAAGTAACCCAAGGCTGCTATCGTTCCGACAATAGGGCCGATGATTAATACAATTTTGCGCCCCCGCCGGTCTGCCATTGGCCCTAACCAAGCGCGGGAGGGTAAAAGTCCGATGGCAAAGGCTCCCATGACGATGCCTATTTCTTGTTTACTCGCGCCGATGTGTTCGATATAGAGGGGTAAGGTGGGTAATAAGGAGGCCATACTGACCCAAAATAATAGGCCAGCAGCAAATAATACTAATAGGTTTTTGCGTTGGTTTGGTTGAAGGCCGGTGAGAAAGTTCAAGATGCTCCTTTTTTTGTGCCGGTTTTACTTAAAATTGCTATAGATTTTAATAAATATAACGTTTTTGGAAAATTTTGGTTATTTCTGAGTGTGTTCGCCAAAGAGCAGACATTTATGATATCTATTGCCTGAATATTTTGGCAAGCTGTACAGGATCAAGTAGAATCATCTGATGGTTTTTTAAGATATTTTTGGGGTAAGTTTTGCAATTAACAGTGTCCCAAGTTTTTGAGCCAGCCGGTATTTGTTAAAAACAGTTGGTTGGGTTGATAAGCATAGCTACAATTCTTTGCTGTCAATTTGTTTAAATTTTTTTGGAGGCGCTTGCAAAAGCCCGATTTTTGCGATAATCTACACAGTCTGCAAATCTTTGATGTCCTAGGTGCGTGTTCCGACTATTGAGAGGTGCAACGCATTGACCGGCCTTTTAGTTTGCTTGGCTTTGATGCCGTAGGGCCATATTCCCACGATTTCATTTTCAATAATCTGCAAATCTTTTCCTAAGTTTGCGAAGAGTTTGGGAATTTTTGATGCCGTAGGAGTTTGTTTAGATTTTCGTAAGGAAACAGCAGTTTCATCCACCACACCCACCGACACCACAGCCGCACAGCAGAGGAGCATATTTTGTGAGATTAATAATTTTAGGAGGGCCAGGAGCAGGCAAAGGAACACAAGCACAAAAACTTTGCCAGCAGCTAAATATTCCTTTGATAGGCACCGGCGATATTTTGCGACAAGCGATTATTGCTCAAACTGAACTAGGCCAACAAGCCCAGCCTTTTGTGGAAAAAGGCGAACTTGTTCCCGACCCGACCATGATAGAGTTTATTCGAGCGCGGCTTTTGTTAGCAGATGCCGCTGCTGGTTGGCTGCTTGATGGTTATCCCCGTACCGCTTTTCAAGCAGAAGAGCTAGACTTTTTATTAGATGATTTGGGGCAAAGGCTCAACTGGGCCATCTGGTTAGAAGTTCCCGAACCTGTTTTAATGAGCCGGTCGCTTGCTCGTAAACGTCCTGATGATCAGCCAGAAATTGTCCAGCGGCGTATTGATTTGTTTTATCAATGCACGATTCCGATCATGGAATACTACGAACGCCGCAACCGCCTCTTGAAAATTAATGCGACTCAACCGCTTGAAAAAGTACAGCAAGAACTGCTGGAAAAGCTACACTCATAACAACCTATTTTTTATTTTTTATGTCTTTCCAACGTCCTGATGGTCGCGGCGGCGATCAAATGCGTCCGATTAGTTTTGAGCGAAATTTTACCAAGTTTTCCGCCGGCTCTGTGTTGGCAAAATGCGGTGATACGGTGGTGCTTTGTAGTGTTACAATACAGGCCGGTGTGCCAAAATTTTTGGAAAACACCGGCAAAGGTTGGCTCACGGCAGAATATCGAATGTTACCTGGCGCCACGCCGCAACGCCAAAATCGAGAACTAATGCAGCTATCGGGAAGAACTCAAGAAATACAGCGTTTAATTGGTCGTAGTTTGCGGGCTTGTTTGGATTTAAAATTATTAGGAGAACGCACGATTATTGTAGATGCTGATGTTTTACAAGCAGATGCGGGTACTCGTACTACTTCTATCACCGGCGGTTTTGTTGCGGTTGCAGATGCTTTGCAAAAATTGATTGATAAAGGCGATTTAAAAGAAACTCCCATTCTTCATCAAGTTGCGGCGGTGTCGGTGGGATTATTAAAAGGTGAACCCATTCTTGATTTAAACTATCCCGAAGATGTGGCGGCGGATGTTGATTTTAATGTGGTGATGAATGACCAATTGGGAATTATTGAACTACAAGGAACGGCTGAGGAAGGAAGTTTTACCCGCACTCAAATGAATCAAATGATGGATTTTGCTGAGAAAGGAATTAGAGAATTATTAATAGCACAGCGGGAAGCTTTACAGGTTTTCAAATCCTGATTTTTTTCCTCTAATCTTTTAATAAACTGTATTCCTCCTCAAAGACTTCTTCCCAAGTTAGAGAAATTAACTCACATTTTTTACCCATTTCCATTTCCGCTTCTTTGAGCGCCCTTTGAAAACATTTATCCCAGACAGACTCAGCATAATTTCGATTCAAACTAGGCACTTCCTCTTGGATATCTTCTATTTCATTTCGAGCCGATGAAATTGTTATTGCCCAACTCGTAGATCGCTGTTGTGGCTGACATTTCCATTTAATAACATGAGCCATGAGGCGAATTAACTGGCTTCTGTAAGCTAGTTTTTTAGATTTTCCCATAATTTCAATTAATTCGTAAAGACCTTGGCTTGCTTCCATAATTTTTCCCTCTTGTAAAAGCTGCTGAACTTCCACCGCAGTTAAATATTCTGAGCCGGCGGCTAACCATTCCCAATCTTGTTTTGTTCGCATGGCAAATTGCTTTTTATTATTTATGCTAATAGTATCATAAGCAATCGTGGCCATTTGGTTTTCGTTTGCCCAACCGAACCTAAGCATAGGTATTGCTCCCTAGCGAAACTCAGCAACAACCAAAAAATGTAAAGCTAGATGGCAAAAAATTAAGAATGTTTACCCAGAAGTAACATTGATGTTGTTTTAATGCAAAGCTAGATTCCAGACTCAAAACAAGGCAAAGCCAGCAGTCTGAACAGAACAAATCAGATATTAACCATACTTCGCTTAGCAAAAAGGAGAAAAAGATAAATGAAATTAGCTTACTGGATGTATGCCGGGCCCGCACACATTGGCACTCTCCGCGTTGCCAGTTCTTTTAAAAACGTTCATGCAATTATGCACGCCCCATTAGGGGATGATTATTTCAACGTCATGCGCTCAATGTTGGAACGCGAACGCGATTTTACGCCGGTGACTACCAGTATTGTTGACCGGCACGTTTTAGCACGCGGTTCGCAAGAGCGAGTTGTCGATAATATCACCCGCAAAGACAAAGAAGAACACCCTGATTTAATTGTTTTGACTCCCACTTGCACTTCAAGTATTTTACAAGAAGATTTGCAGAATTTTGTGGAACGCGCTCAAATTGAATCAAAGGGCGATGTTTTATTGGCAGATGTGAATCACTATCGAGTAAATGAATTGCAAGCTGCTGACCGCACCCTGCATCAAATTGTGCAATATTACATCGAAAAAGCCCGGAAAAAAGGCAATCTTCCTGAAGGAAAAACCGAAAAGCCTTCGGTGAATATTATCGGAATTTCGACGCTTGGTTTCCACAATCACCATGACTGCACTGAGTTAAAACGGTTAATGGCAGATTTGGGAATTGAAATTAACGAAATTATCCCAGAAGGTGCTTGTGTTCACAACTTGAAAAACTTGCCGAAAGCGTGGTTTAATTTGGTTCCTTATCGGGAATTGGGGTTAATGACGGCGCGTTATTTAGAGCAAGAATTTGGCACACCTTTTGTGGATATTACGCCGATGGGTGTGGTAGAAACGGCGCGTTGCCTTCGCAAAATTCAGCAGGTTTTGAATGAGCAAGGTGCTGAGGTTGATTATGAAGAGTTTATTAATGAGCAAACTTTGCACGTTTCCCAAGCGGCTTGGTTTTCTCGGTCTATTGATTGTCAAAATTTAACCGGCAAAAAAGCAGTGGTATTTGGCGATGCTACTCATGCGGTGGCGATGACAAAAATTTTGGCACGGGAAATGGGAATTCATGTGGTATGCGCCGGCACTTATTGCAAGTATGATGCTGAGTGGTTCCGCGAACAAGTAAGCGAATATTGCGATGAAGTTTTAATCAGTGAGGATAATGCCGAAATTGGTAATATGATTGCGAGAATTGAGCCTTCGGCAATTTTTGGAACCCAAATGGAACGCCATGTTGGCAAGCGTTTAGATATTCCTTGTGGGGTGATTGCGGCGCCGGTTCACATTCAAAATTTCCCGATTGGATATAAGCCATTTTTGGGTTATGAAGGAACAAATCAAATTACGGATTTGGTTTATAATTCGTTTACTTTGGGAATGGAAGATCATTTGCTGGAAATTTTCGGTGGTCACGATACAAAAGAAGTGATTACAAAGGGAGTTTCCGAAGCTTCTGATTTGAATTGGACGAAAGAAGCGCAGACAGAGTTAAATAAAATTCCGGGGTTTGTGCGGGGCAAAATTAAGCGGAATACAGAGAAGTTTGCGCGGGAACGAAATATCAATCAAATTACGATTGAGGTGATGTACGCGGCGAAAGAAGCCGTCGGTGCGTAACATTTAATGGTGGGGCCGGCTTGCTGTTTGCGGGCCGGTTCTATTCAATTGGTATAATCAAGTCACGGGGTTTGCTGATAAACGCTAGGATTCGATTGTTATTGCTAGATAAAAGCGCTACCGCTTTGGAGAATTTTTGATTATGGTCAATCATCAAATCACATTAACTGAGGCAAATGCAAATCTCAACGAACTGTGCGAACAAGTTGTTGCTGATCGAGATTTTGTGATTATTACT
This genomic window from Ancylothrix sp. D3o contains:
- the moaC gene encoding cyclic pyranopterin monophosphate synthase MoaC; this encodes MQEISENFSVPVQNAQLTHLDSSGEARMVDVSEKKPTKREAVAGGRVRMSLATFEAIQAGDSPKGDVLGTAKIAGIMAAKQTAQLIPLCHPLPLQKIDVEIEADQQLPGYQIRARVVTTAQTGVEMEALTAVTVAALTLYDMAKALEKGIEIESIRLLSKTGGKSGDYMAGM
- a CDS encoding MFS transporter codes for the protein MNFLTGLQPNQRKNLLVLFAAGLLFWVSMASLLPTLPLYIEHIGASKQEIGIVMGAFAIGLLPSRAWLGPMADRRGRKIVLIIGPIVGTIAALGYLLLKTVPALFFLRAFHGISIAAFTTAYSALVTDISPPEKRGELLGYMSLVQPIGVALGPALGGLFLQPTENYFALFLMAAGVGFLAFLACIPIQEPPKETENLTPPKTAQTKQFWQILWSPAVRIPAFVMLMTGFVFGVLHTFIPLYLKESGANLNAGLFYTAAAIASFSIRLLIGRASDRYGRGIFITASLICYIIAMLTLWRATTGPEFLIAAVLEGSASGTIFPMVIALMSDRCLPHQRGQFFSLSVGGLDFGMVMAGPIMGFIAEYTGYRHLFGIAAGLSLVGLVAFATLSSKNIPSSLRFAMGRTKDIYALGKE
- a CDS encoding adenylate kinase gives rise to the protein MRLIILGGPGAGKGTQAQKLCQQLNIPLIGTGDILRQAIIAQTELGQQAQPFVEKGELVPDPTMIEFIRARLLLADAAAGWLLDGYPRTAFQAEELDFLLDDLGQRLNWAIWLEVPEPVLMSRSLARKRPDDQPEIVQRRIDLFYQCTIPIMEYYERRNRLLKINATQPLEKVQQELLEKLHS
- the rph gene encoding ribonuclease PH; the protein is MSFQRPDGRGGDQMRPISFERNFTKFSAGSVLAKCGDTVVLCSVTIQAGVPKFLENTGKGWLTAEYRMLPGATPQRQNRELMQLSGRTQEIQRLIGRSLRACLDLKLLGERTIIVDADVLQADAGTRTTSITGGFVAVADALQKLIDKGDLKETPILHQVAAVSVGLLKGEPILDLNYPEDVAADVDFNVVMNDQLGIIELQGTAEEGSFTRTQMNQMMDFAEKGIRELLIAQREALQVFKS
- a CDS encoding DUF29 domain-containing protein produces the protein MLRFGWANENQMATIAYDTISINNKKQFAMRTKQDWEWLAAGSEYLTAVEVQQLLQEGKIMEASQGLYELIEIMGKSKKLAYRSQLIRLMAHVIKWKCQPQQRSTSWAITISSARNEIEDIQEEVPSLNRNYAESVWDKCFQRALKEAEMEMGKKCELISLTWEEVFEEEYSLLKD
- the bchB gene encoding ferredoxin:protochlorophyllide reductase (ATP-dependent) subunit B is translated as MKLAYWMYAGPAHIGTLRVASSFKNVHAIMHAPLGDDYFNVMRSMLERERDFTPVTTSIVDRHVLARGSQERVVDNITRKDKEEHPDLIVLTPTCTSSILQEDLQNFVERAQIESKGDVLLADVNHYRVNELQAADRTLHQIVQYYIEKARKKGNLPEGKTEKPSVNIIGISTLGFHNHHDCTELKRLMADLGIEINEIIPEGACVHNLKNLPKAWFNLVPYRELGLMTARYLEQEFGTPFVDITPMGVVETARCLRKIQQVLNEQGAEVDYEEFINEQTLHVSQAAWFSRSIDCQNLTGKKAVVFGDATHAVAMTKILAREMGIHVVCAGTYCKYDAEWFREQVSEYCDEVLISEDNAEIGNMIARIEPSAIFGTQMERHVGKRLDIPCGVIAAPVHIQNFPIGYKPFLGYEGTNQITDLVYNSFTLGMEDHLLEIFGGHDTKEVITKGVSEASDLNWTKEAQTELNKIPGFVRGKIKRNTEKFARERNINQITIEVMYAAKEAVGA